CCGAGCGAAGTGGCGGTCCACGACGTGCTGCCCGAATGGGGAGGCTACGCCAGCGAGCCGCAGTCCCTGTTCGTGGGTGGGCCGGTGGAGCAGCGCACCGCGATCTGCCTGGCGGCTCTGCATGCGGGCGAGGACATCGAAGCCGCTACGAGTGTGGTCGGTGTCCGGGGCCCGGTGGGCCTGGTGGATCTCGAGAGCGACCCCGGTGAACTGGTGACCCGCACCCGCGGGATGCGTTTCTTCGCCGGGTATGCCGGTTGGGAGGCAGAGCAGCTCGCCGGTGAGATCGACCGCGGCGACTGGGTGGTCGTCCCCTCCCTCCCCGATGACGTCATCACGACGCCTGCCGAGGACCTGTGGGGACGGGTTCTGCGGCGGCAGGGCGCACCACTGGCGTTTTTGGCGACCCACCCCGGCGACGTTCAGCTCAACTGAGGTCACCCTGGTCAACTGAGATCGCCCGGCAGCTCGCGCCTCCCGATGGTGCTCGAACCGGCGTTGTCAACCACGCTGCAGTGCGCCGCAGCACCCACCCGCGCAGCCGCCGCACGGATCGGCGGAGACCGCTGCGGATGCGGGGTTCTTCGCCCTGACGGTCGCTGCGGCTCGGGTACCGAGTACACCGCCGATCATCATGAGTGCGAACCAGCCGATCAGGCCGATCACCGCGACCATGACGATGGTGAACAGGGACGGCAGCATCGGCAGTGCCGTGCCGGAGAGGACACCGACCGCGCCTCCCGCGAGCATCGCGGGTGCGGCGACACGGTTACCGAGCTCGAAGGCCTCCTCGGAGTGCATCGTCGCCGGGGTGCGGACACCGACGTAGCGGTTGCGGGTGAGCCGCCCGTGCAGGCTGCGCCATCCGACGAGCAGCACCGCGGCTCCGCCGAGAACGAGGATCGCGCCGAGAATGATCTGAACAACGAGCGTCACGGATCTCAGGGTAAGACTCCATCCGGATGTCACCCTCCGGACACCCGCATCGGATGTGCTGTGGGCCATGACGAGCAAGCGACTGGCAGGCCTGTGCACGGCCGTACTCCTCGTATCGACGGCGGCCTCGGCCTCGGCCGCCCCGCGCACCTTCGAAGCTTCCGGACCCACCGAAACGGGGGTGCGGTTGCTCGGTGCCACGGCGCTGCCCCACGGTTTGCGCTACGACGGAACGACCGTGGGCGGGTTGTCCGGTATCGATTACGACCCGCGCAGCGGGAACTGGGTACTGATCAGCGACGACCGCTCGCGGAAGCAGCCCGCACGGTTCTACACCGCCGATATCGACATGGGTGCCGGAGACATCGGTATCGAACTGACCGACACCGTGCCGCTGCGGCGACCGGACGGTACCGTCTACCCACCGTCCGGTACCGGTGGGAGCGTGGACCCGGAGGCCATCCGCTTCGACCCGCGCTCGCAGGACCTGTGGTGGAGCAGCGAGGGGGAACGGGCCGAGCATCGAAGAGACCCCGCCATCCTGCGCACCGAGCGTGACGGCTCGTTCGCCGGGCGGCTGCCGCTTGCCTCGAACCTGCGCATGCGCGAGCACACGGGACCGCGGCGGAACGAGACGCTCGAAGGTCTGACCTTCGCCGCGGGCGGTTCTCTGGTGGTCGGTTCCATGGAAGGACCGCTGATCCAGGACGGCGCAGCACCCACCGCCGAGCACGGAGCCCTGGGGCGGATTACCGTGCAGAACCGCTCGGGACAGGTGCTGTCGCAGTACGCGTATCCGATGGATCCCGTGTTCGCATCGCCCCCGAAAGGGGGGTCTGCCAACAACGGCGTGTCGGAGATTCTCGCCGTCAACAGGGGCAATCCGTTCCGGTACCTGGTGCTGGAGCGCTCCTATGTCAGCGGGGTGGGCAACTCGATCCGAATCCACAGGATCGACACCCGTGGTGCCGATGATGTGCGCGCGGTGGATTCGCTACGCGGTACCGAGGTGCAACCGGTGCGCAAGGAGTTACTGGTCGACCTCTCCGAATTCGAGGGATTGTCCACCATCGACAACATCGAGGGCATGACCTGGGGACCGCGTCTTCCCAGCGGGGAGCGCACTCTGGTGCTGGTCAGTGATGACAACTTCTCCGCGAGCCAGACCACCCAGATCATCGCCTTGGCCGTACGTTGACACGGGCTATTCGAGCAGTGGAAACGTGGCGCTACCGAGCAGTGCCGCCAGGGAGTCGCGGAGTTCGGCGGTGATTCGGCCGATCTCCTCGTGCAAGGCGATCTTGTCATCCAGAGATCCGAGAACTTCTTCGATCGCCTCCTGTACCCGTAGCGGAGGAAGGGCAACGGGCATGGAGCGCAACATCCGGGCGTTCAGACTGGGAACGGTCGCTCCCAGAGTGTTCCGGGAGATCCACTCCCGTGCCGGAGGTGTGCCGAGCCAGTAGGTGAGATACGGCCCTGTCAGCACCGCCTCCTTCGGGCGAAGTCGGAAGCAGGCGGTGCTGAACAAGGACCCGGCATGCTCCTCGCCGATGAGCGCCGGACGCCCCGGTTCGCCGGTTCGTACGCACAAGACGTCTCCGGGGGAGAGTCGATATCGGGTCAGCTTCTTTTCGATGTTTTTCGATTCGACCCTGTCCACCTCCGTGTCGATGACCCGGTTGTGGTGAATGTTCTTGGGGGCGAGGAGCGGTATCCCCTCGGCATGGGATTCGAGAGCTCGTAAGACCTCTCCACTCGGGCCGGCAAGAACGTCACAGACCTCGCCCAAGGGCACCCGCTCCCACGTCGGTGAAGTGCTGTCGACGAGCGGAGTCCACGAACTCTTTCGGCCCAGTTGCTGTTCGACCTCCGCATCGATCTCACTCAGTCGGGAAGCCAACTCCGCGAGGTTGCGGCGGTGTTCGCGTGCTGCTGTGCGAACTTCGGAAGGTTCGACGGTGGCCGCCGGATCACCGAGGTAACTCCGGGGGTTGAGCAGGTACTCACGTTCGCGGATTTCCGAAAGCGGGACAGCACGGCAGAAGCCAGGGGCCGAGATGCTGCTGCTCTTGCGAAACTCTCGATGGATACTTCCGATTCGTTCGATGTCCTCGTCGTCGAGTGCGCAGCGAGTGCGCTCGACCATCCGACCCATACCGGTCGCGTCGACGAGGAGAACCTCTTCGCGGTTCCGCCCAGTCGGCCTCTTCAGCAGCCAAATGCTGACCGGGATGCCCGTCGAATGAAAAAGCTGAGGAGGCAAGGCGATGATGGCCTCGACCGCTCCGTCCTCGATCATGGCAGCGCGAATCTCGCGGTTACGACCACCGTGAAAGGTGGCACCGTTGCCCATGAGCACTGCCGCGCGTCCACCGGGGGCAAGGCGTGCCAGGCTGTGCTGGAGCCAGGCGAAATTGGCATTGCTGTCCGGTGGAGTGCCGTAGTGCCAGCGTGGATCATCGGAAGTGTCCGTTCGACTCCAACTCTTCATGTTGAACGGGGGGTTGGAGACGATCACGTCGAAACCATGTCCTCCTTCGGGTGCATCGCGGAGGGCATGTACCGGCCCGTCGCCGAGGTCGGCATCGGTACCGAGCACGGACAGGCTCATCGCCGCCAGCTTCCGCGATGTCTCCGCGAGGGCGTGACCGGAGATCGATGGATCCGAAGCATCCCCATCGTTTCGTCGGACGAACTTTACCGTTCCGGTGAGCAGGCTACCGACACCGCAGCACGGATCATGGACTTTCTCACCGGAATGCGGCTCGACGAGCTCGAGCATGGTCCGCACCACGGCATCCGGTGTGTAGAACTCTCCATAAGATCTGTCGGTGGTAGCGAGTTGCTCCAGCAGGGATTCGAAGAGTTGGTGGGCGCCGTTGCCGGAACTGTTCATCGTGTCTTGTGCTTGCACCTGATCCAGCAGGCGAATGATGTTGTTCAGCCCGGTTACTTCTCCGTGTGAGTCGAGCCGTACCAGATCGACAAGGTCGGGAAGGACCAGTCGGTGGTCGCTCACTGCCTGTGCCAGCATGTCCCGGATTCGGTGTGGGTCCCCACCGGACGAAGCCGCTACCAGTTCACGCCAGCGCGAGGTGTCGCGAACTCGCAGGTAGAGCAACCCGAGTACCAGGTCGCGGTAGAAAGGTGCCGTCAGATAACCGCGATATCCGTCCAGTTCCCGCCACAGCTCCAGGAAGAAGTCCCGAGGTGTTCGGACGGGCGTTTTCGGAGTTTTCGGTTGCCATGGGACTGCGGTTCCCGCCGAATCGAGGTTCCTGCGCAGCCGTTCTCCGTAGGTGGTACCCGCCGATTCGCCGGCCTTGAGCGCATTCTTCGGGATCCTGCGGCCATCGAGCCAGGCGGCTACGTCTCCGACGGCGAACTGCTCACCTCCGGTGGTGCTCGCTGGTTCCGGAAAATCGGTCGATCGCCGCCGCCAGTTGCTGACGGCGGCCGGTTTGACTTCGGCCAGACGTCCGATCTCGGCCATCGAAACACGGTCTTCGGAGGCGTTCACCGTCGATCTTCACCTTCGTCATCGTCCGGTCGATCGTTTCCGTCCCACACCTCGTCGTACCGACCCAGTACCTCCGGTATCCGGTCGAATCGTCGGGCCTGATCGGCGATGACCGGTGAAAGGTAGCCGAGTTGCCGGTAGATCCCGGCTCGATAGGAATGGAGATCATGCTCGAATACCGGTTCGTAGTGCATGATCCGGTTGCGCAGCCTGCGCATTTTCTCCAGCTCGCTGTGCAAGGGTCGTCGAGGGCCCGAGTAGTTCGGGAAGGCCTTGTACAGCAGCGGAACCCAGAGGTAGCGGTCGTATGCCTTGCCACGACTGAGCAGAGAGACCCAGGATCCGAAAGCGAGCTTGGCGACGATGTCGTCGGCGCAGGGTTCCATGACGTTCCGCCGACTGTGTTTTTTCCGTCTTGCTTCCTCGACGAGTTCGCCCCGGGCATTGCCGACCATGCGGTGACCATTGTCGTCCAGCGGCGCGCTCGTCCACCAGTCATCGCGGCCGTAGTGGCCGCGGAGCGTGTCGTTGAGCGCGTTGCGGAGGCCGATCTCCAGCCAGTGCATCGGGCCGTAGAACGCTGAGCACACCTCCGGGTTCCACTGGTAGAGCCGGAAGGCGACATCGACGTCACCGCCTGCCAAGGTCGCTCTACGTGCCTTGCTGTTGCTGTCGATCATGCTATCCGGCACGCCTCGCCGGGTCAAGCGCAGTGCAATGCGCTCATTCTGTTAACAGCATCGGCCGGGAAAGCTTCCCTGATCCCAGGGGGGAGCGGCGTACGCGGTATTCTGGAGCTCGTGAGTACGGCCCGACTGCTTCTTGCGTGGCCGCGCTGACTAGCCCGGGAGGGCTGATCGCTCGCCGGAACCCGTCAGCGCGGCAACCCCTCACGCCCGGAAGGGCTGGGGGGTTTTCGATTTTCCGGGGCGGCACACGTCAGGGCCAACCGGCCGAGCGCGACGCGCGTCGGTCGCGGCGCGCATAACGGGCGATGAGGGAAGGAACGCACACGATGAGTGGCGCGGCAGAAGGCTCAGCCCACCAGGGCTCCGAAGAGACCCCACCGTTCCGCTACACGGCGGAGACGGCGGGGGAGATCGAGCGGCGCTGGCAGCAGCGCTGGGAGGAGCTCGGTACCTTCCACACTCCGAACCCCACCGGATCGCTGCAGGGTGACACCGCCGGGGCGGAGAAACTCTTCGTCCAGGACATGTTCCCCTACCCGTCGGGCTCCGGTCTGCACGTCGGTCATCCGCTGGGCTTCATCGGTACCGACGTCTACGCCCGATTCCATCGCATGCTCGGCCGCAACGTGCTGCACACGATGGGTTTCGACGCTTTCGGCCTCCCCGCCGAGCAGTACGCGATGCAGACCGGCACGCACCCGCGCACGACCACCGAGAACAACATCGAGCGGTATCTGAGTCAGATTCGCCGTCTCGGTCTCGGTCATGACGAGCGCCGCCGCGTCGCCACCACCGACATCGACTTCTACCGGTGGACCCAGTGGATCTTCCTGCAGATCTTCCACTCCTGGTACGACACCGAGGCCAACGGTGGAAGAGGGCGCGCCCGGCCGATCAGCGAACTGGAGAAGCAGTTCGAGTCCGGTGAGCGGACCACCCCCGACGGCCGCCCGTGGGCGGAACTGACGCGCTCCGAGCAGCGTGCGGTCCTCGACACCCACCGCCTGGTGTACCTGTCCGAAGCTCCGGTGAACTGGTGCCCCGGGCTGGGTACGGTCGTGGCCAACGAGGAGGTCACCGCCGAGGGACTCAGCGAGCGCGGCAACTTCCCGGTGTTCCGCCGCAACCTCAAGCAGTGGATGATGCGGATCACCTCCTATGCCGACCGGTTGGTCGACGACCTGGACCGGCTGGAGTGGCCGGACAAGGTCAAGACGATGCAGCGCAACTGGATCGGCCGCTCCCAGGGCGCCACCGTCTCCTTCGCGCTGGACGGCTCCGCCGGTCACGTCGACGTGTTCACCACCCGGCCGGACACTT
This Haloactinomyces albus DNA region includes the following protein-coding sequences:
- a CDS encoding type I restriction-modification system subunit M/S — its product is MNASEDRVSMAEIGRLAEVKPAAVSNWRRRSTDFPEPASTTGGEQFAVGDVAAWLDGRRIPKNALKAGESAGTTYGERLRRNLDSAGTAVPWQPKTPKTPVRTPRDFFLELWRELDGYRGYLTAPFYRDLVLGLLYLRVRDTSRWRELVAASSGGDPHRIRDMLAQAVSDHRLVLPDLVDLVRLDSHGEVTGLNNIIRLLDQVQAQDTMNSSGNGAHQLFESLLEQLATTDRSYGEFYTPDAVVRTMLELVEPHSGEKVHDPCCGVGSLLTGTVKFVRRNDGDASDPSISGHALAETSRKLAAMSLSVLGTDADLGDGPVHALRDAPEGGHGFDVIVSNPPFNMKSWSRTDTSDDPRWHYGTPPDSNANFAWLQHSLARLAPGGRAAVLMGNGATFHGGRNREIRAAMIEDGAVEAIIALPPQLFHSTGIPVSIWLLKRPTGRNREEVLLVDATGMGRMVERTRCALDDEDIERIGSIHREFRKSSSISAPGFCRAVPLSEIREREYLLNPRSYLGDPAATVEPSEVRTAAREHRRNLAELASRLSEIDAEVEQQLGRKSSWTPLVDSTSPTWERVPLGEVCDVLAGPSGEVLRALESHAEGIPLLAPKNIHHNRVIDTEVDRVESKNIEKKLTRYRLSPGDVLCVRTGEPGRPALIGEEHAGSLFSTACFRLRPKEAVLTGPYLTYWLGTPPAREWISRNTLGATVPSLNARMLRSMPVALPPLRVQEAIEEVLGSLDDKIALHEEIGRITAELRDSLAALLGSATFPLLE
- a CDS encoding esterase-like activity of phytase family protein gives rise to the protein MTSKRLAGLCTAVLLVSTAASASAAPRTFEASGPTETGVRLLGATALPHGLRYDGTTVGGLSGIDYDPRSGNWVLISDDRSRKQPARFYTADIDMGAGDIGIELTDTVPLRRPDGTVYPPSGTGGSVDPEAIRFDPRSQDLWWSSEGERAEHRRDPAILRTERDGSFAGRLPLASNLRMREHTGPRRNETLEGLTFAAGGSLVVGSMEGPLIQDGAAPTAEHGALGRITVQNRSGQVLSQYAYPMDPVFASPPKGGSANNGVSEILAVNRGNPFRYLVLERSYVSGVGNSIRIHRIDTRGADDVRAVDSLRGTEVQPVRKELLVDLSEFEGLSTIDNIEGMTWGPRLPSGERTLVLVSDDNFSASQTTQIIALAVR
- a CDS encoding YqgE/AlgH family protein, which encodes MGSDADVKPGTLLVAAPQLLDDNFRRTVVFVIHHRDQGTLGVVLNRPSEVAVHDVLPEWGGYASEPQSLFVGGPVEQRTAICLAALHAGEDIEAATSVVGVRGPVGLVDLESDPGELVTRTRGMRFFAGYAGWEAEQLAGEIDRGDWVVVPSLPDDVITTPAEDLWGRVLRRQGAPLAFLATHPGDVQLN
- a CDS encoding SdpI family protein, translated to MTLVVQIILGAILVLGGAAVLLVGWRSLHGRLTRNRYVGVRTPATMHSEEAFELGNRVAAPAMLAGGAVGVLSGTALPMLPSLFTIVMVAVIGLIGWFALMMIGGVLGTRAAATVRAKNPASAAVSADPCGGCAGGCCGALQRG